A stretch of the Streptomyces sp. 1331.2 genome encodes the following:
- a CDS encoding ParB/RepB/Spo0J family partition protein, whose translation MAGRRVSFASMATDPVVDAPGVDSAKSAADTPARWIPTANCLPNPRNPRDELGDLSDLASIKDRQLQSCLAVTPAAYLRLWPEDRQTLGAGPQDVIVINGNRRRAAAALYGREQLLVVVDDSVAESKATLLRAALDENMARKDFDPIEEANAVLLIVAQYPTAKEAAEAEGWSQSWISHRKNLLKLHPELQRQVRAKARGEEGISINVARRLGSVKGIEDMSQAQQTEQLEQLLQADADAVLAKRAARQEAKAAVKAAPAAAPADVPAAQPAAVAPAPAPAPAPAAAKPVTKPSAPAAPVPSTEPKPEPVSAADPDRFSAENSDPLPMPEQRAVAPSTDEQPATTTPQTTGLGNVDWHDVEELADAICRTLSADEAYRLADALANRLLTTSS comes from the coding sequence ATGGCAGGCCGTCGCGTCTCCTTCGCCTCGATGGCCACCGACCCGGTGGTCGACGCCCCCGGTGTGGACAGCGCCAAGAGCGCCGCGGACACCCCCGCCCGGTGGATCCCCACCGCCAACTGCCTCCCCAACCCGCGCAACCCCCGCGACGAACTGGGCGACCTCTCCGACCTGGCGAGCATCAAGGACCGCCAGCTCCAGAGCTGCCTCGCCGTCACCCCCGCCGCCTACCTGCGGCTGTGGCCGGAGGACCGGCAGACCCTCGGCGCGGGCCCGCAGGACGTCATCGTCATCAACGGCAACCGCCGCCGCGCCGCGGCCGCGCTGTACGGGCGCGAACAGCTGCTCGTCGTCGTCGACGACTCGGTCGCCGAGTCCAAGGCGACCCTGCTGCGAGCCGCGCTGGACGAGAACATGGCGCGCAAGGACTTCGACCCGATCGAGGAGGCCAACGCGGTCCTGCTCATCGTGGCGCAGTACCCGACCGCCAAGGAAGCCGCCGAAGCGGAAGGCTGGTCCCAGAGCTGGATCTCCCACCGCAAGAACCTGCTGAAGCTCCACCCGGAACTCCAGCGGCAGGTGCGGGCCAAGGCGCGCGGCGAGGAGGGCATCTCCATCAACGTCGCGCGGCGGCTGGGATCGGTGAAGGGCATCGAGGACATGTCCCAGGCCCAGCAGACGGAACAGCTGGAACAGCTGCTCCAGGCCGACGCCGACGCGGTGCTCGCCAAGCGGGCGGCGCGGCAGGAGGCGAAGGCGGCGGTCAAGGCAGCCCCTGCCGCTGCCCCCGCCGACGTGCCGGCGGCGCAGCCGGCGGCGGTTGCGCCTGCGCCGGCACCGGCACCGGCACCTGCGGCCGCAAAGCCGGTGACCAAGCCGTCAGCTCCCGCTGCACCGGTGCCGAGCACCGAGCCCAAGCCCGAACCCGTCTCCGCTGCGGACCCCGACCGATTTTCCGCGGAAAATTCCGACCCCCTCCCGATGCCCGAGCAGCGCGCCGTGGCCCCGTCGACCGACGAACAGCCGGCGACCACTACCCCGCAGACCACAGGCCTCGGCAACGTCGACTGGCATGACGTCGAGGAACTGGCAGACGCCATCTGCCGCACCCTCTCCGCCGACGAGGCCTACCGCCTCGCCGACGCCCTCGCCAACCGCCTGCTGACCACCAGCAGCTGA
- a CDS encoding response regulator: MTIRILIADDEALLRMAFSTILDAQPDMTPVGEAADGAEAVRLTRELRPDVVLMDVRMPGTDGIEATHRLTQISPRSKVLILTTFDLDEYAFAGLAAGASGFLLKNARPEELLTAIRNVAAGDAALAPRITRRLLDDLRPYLPHGSRTDHHDERLSRLSTRERDVLVKVGSGLSNAEIAAALHLAEATVKAHLGRILQKLGLRDRIQAVVFAYDSRLVHPA; this comes from the coding sequence ATGACGATCCGCATCCTGATCGCCGACGACGAAGCACTGCTCCGGATGGCCTTCAGCACGATCCTGGACGCCCAGCCCGACATGACACCCGTCGGCGAGGCCGCGGACGGCGCCGAGGCCGTACGCCTCACCCGGGAACTGCGCCCCGACGTCGTCCTGATGGACGTCCGGATGCCCGGGACCGACGGCATCGAGGCGACCCACCGGCTCACCCAGATCTCCCCGAGGAGCAAGGTACTGATCCTCACCACCTTCGACCTCGACGAATACGCCTTCGCCGGACTCGCCGCCGGCGCCTCCGGCTTCCTGCTGAAGAACGCCAGGCCCGAGGAACTCCTCACCGCGATACGCAACGTGGCCGCGGGCGACGCCGCTCTCGCCCCGAGGATCACCCGCCGCCTGCTCGACGACCTCCGGCCGTACCTCCCCCACGGGAGCCGCACCGACCACCACGACGAACGACTCAGCCGGCTCAGCACGCGCGAACGCGACGTCCTCGTCAAGGTGGGTAGCGGCCTGTCCAACGCCGAGATCGCGGCCGCCCTGCACCTCGCCGAGGCGACCGTGAAGGCCCACCTCGGGCGGATCCTGCAGAAACTCGGACTCCGCGACCGGATCCAGGCCGTCGTCTTCGCTTACGACAGCCGCCTCGTCCACCCGGCCTGA
- a CDS encoding sensor histidine kinase: MTEAAAGHDTAHPVRHRNRAQRPTTTGLPPTKPTKPTPLLLLLLLLLHVAATRAPHELPAAAALTVALTLPLLWRQRAPRAVFGAVAAAAFVQWLANVQLPADVALLVALYTVAAHVGGRAALVAGAVVEGGALLACLRWATEGAFLAPFLALTATVVATVALGTNARTARAYLAALEERAARLEQHQDQQARLAVAEERTRIAREMHDIVTHNLSVMVALTDAAVQTQHRSPDRTTTAMLQVSETGRQALTDMRRSLGILRTDEPDAQRHPLPGIAQLDTLADRMRATGLPTRLDILGSHSHVPATAQLTVYRLVQEALTNTLQHTPAGTRADVRIQCSAATLTVDITDNGPHLPGSSTSSAPSGQGIPGMRERSAAYGGTLRAGPLPGGGWNVHTRLHLDGAAPA, translated from the coding sequence ATGACGGAGGCTGCCGCAGGGCACGACACCGCCCACCCGGTACGCCACCGGAACCGTGCACAGCGACCGACGACAACCGGGCTGCCGCCCACGAAGCCCACGAAGCCCACGCCGCTCCTGCTGCTGCTCCTGCTCCTGCTCCATGTCGCGGCCACGCGCGCACCGCACGAGCTCCCGGCAGCCGCGGCCCTCACCGTCGCCCTCACGCTGCCCCTGTTGTGGCGGCAGCGTGCCCCACGCGCGGTGTTCGGCGCCGTCGCAGCCGCAGCCTTCGTCCAGTGGCTGGCGAACGTCCAACTGCCCGCGGACGTCGCGCTGTTGGTGGCCCTGTACACGGTGGCCGCGCACGTGGGCGGACGCGCGGCACTCGTCGCCGGCGCCGTCGTCGAGGGTGGGGCCCTGCTGGCGTGCCTGCGCTGGGCGACGGAAGGAGCATTCCTGGCCCCCTTCCTCGCACTGACCGCGACCGTCGTCGCCACCGTCGCCCTGGGCACGAACGCGCGGACCGCGCGCGCCTACCTCGCCGCCCTGGAGGAACGGGCCGCACGCCTGGAGCAACACCAGGACCAGCAGGCACGACTGGCCGTCGCCGAGGAACGCACCCGCATCGCCCGGGAGATGCACGACATCGTCACCCACAACCTGTCCGTCATGGTCGCCCTCACCGACGCCGCCGTCCAGACGCAGCACCGCTCACCCGACCGGACGACCACCGCGATGCTCCAGGTCTCCGAGACCGGCCGGCAGGCCCTGACCGACATGCGGCGCTCGCTCGGCATCCTGCGGACCGACGAACCCGACGCGCAGCGCCACCCCCTGCCCGGCATCGCCCAACTCGACACCCTCGCCGACCGGATGCGCGCCACCGGGCTGCCGACCCGCCTCGACATCCTCGGCAGCCACTCCCACGTGCCTGCCACCGCCCAACTGACCGTCTACCGCCTGGTACAGGAAGCCTTGACCAACACCCTCCAACACACCCCCGCCGGCACCCGCGCCGACGTCCGGATCCAGTGCTCCGCCGCAACCCTCACCGTGGACATCACCGACAACGGCCCCCACCTCCCCGGCTCGTCCACCTCGTCCGCTCCGTCCGGCCAGGGCATCCCCGGCATGCGCGAGCGCTCGGCCGCCTACGGCGGGACACTGCGCGCCGGACCGCTCCCGGGCGGCGGCTGGAACGTCCACACCCGCCTCCACCTCGACGGAGCAGCTCCCGCATGA
- a CDS encoding GPP34 family phosphoprotein — MDTTPQDLLVVALEAGTGPPPEQGDLSLALAGAELIDLLDAGAVRLDGTRILPAGPAPATEALLAEAAAAVLRQPPFESVEDWLWRRGRGLAAAYASALGTPPGTRGPRLHPHLRLHRTAPRAKPGDPAPPESAGRRAAIDRWMSREPVLTALAAAAGIAARSPGEQPDITDDDLAAVLATVNDAVRELDAVRRRRAVEDAAFDNIWRGGVG; from the coding sequence ATGGACACCACACCGCAGGACCTGCTGGTCGTCGCCCTGGAGGCAGGGACCGGCCCTCCCCCGGAACAGGGCGACCTGTCACTCGCGCTCGCCGGCGCCGAGCTGATCGATCTGCTCGACGCCGGGGCAGTCCGACTGGACGGCACCCGGATCCTGCCCGCCGGCCCGGCGCCCGCCACGGAGGCGCTGCTGGCCGAGGCTGCAGCGGCGGTCCTCCGACAGCCGCCGTTCGAATCGGTCGAGGACTGGCTGTGGCGCCGGGGCCGAGGGCTCGCGGCCGCCTACGCGAGCGCGCTCGGCACGCCGCCCGGCACCCGCGGCCCCCGTCTCCACCCGCACCTTCGCCTCCACCGGACGGCACCGCGGGCGAAGCCCGGTGACCCCGCACCGCCCGAGTCTGCCGGACGCCGTGCGGCGATCGACCGCTGGATGTCGCGCGAGCCCGTGCTCACCGCCCTGGCAGCGGCCGCCGGCATCGCGGCGCGGTCGCCGGGCGAGCAGCCCGACATCACCGACGACGACCTGGCGGCAGTCCTCGCCACGGTCAACGACGCGGTCCGGGAACTGGACGCCGTGCGGCGGCGTCGCGCCGTCGAGGACGCAGCGTTCGACAACATCTGGCGTGGCGGGGTCGGCTGA